CTATAGGCTATATAAATCACCTACATCAATAGTTAATTTGTACATTGTTGTTGGTCGATCATattcatatatattatatgttaTCTAACCATTTTGTTTAATATTGGCCTGGTTAGCTACATTTTTTGTAACATAAATTAAATAACACGTTCTTCCGTCATGAAATGATTCTGCAAGAACTGAATTATAGAACAAAAGTTAGATAAAAATAAAGAGAAGGGACATGAAAGTCACTCCTCTAACAAAAAGAGAATGACACAGAGCcgaacaagaacaaaaaataaaggaaaatcaaAGAAGTTCTGAAAAGATGTCATCGTTCTATATAGTCAGTGGTTTGACTTTCTTTTGATGCAAGACTTTTAGTTTTTCTATGACGTCTTAGTGCAATATATTGTGCAAAAGATATTACCATTGACTcttgatgctttttattatcTAATCGTCTGTTCTATCATATTCGAACCCAATTTTTATAGAACATATCAGATTCAGATGATATAGATAAGACTCATAAGAGTATACAAAAACAAGCTGATTTGCTTTATTTATTTcacaaatcacacaaataaatgaataaatatatatatatatatatatatatatatatatatatccaattATCTCAAGTTCTAACCCGCAAATGATAGTCTAATTGCATTTGATATCGTGGACTTGTTTATTTGTCAAATTAACGATCATGGTGCATTTCATCTCAgctgacttcttcttcttgatcatGTTCATCAAGTACACCTTCCCGTTTATCTTCGAGTACGTGCTAAGCGTCACAGACCCTGAACTTATATCACTGGCCAAGTTCGAATTAACGGTAGTCACGGCCCCGGACACGATCGTCTTCCTGGTCGCTTTAGTCCTAGCCGTTTCCTGAGGAACAACAGCATCCCCAACTTGGGTGCCCTTATAAATAAAGCTAATGGAGGTCTGATCATACTTGTACCGCCcgaaattagggttcttgacaGAAACTTCAGCAATGAACCTCAAAGTAAGCGAGGGATTGGCCGTGGTGTTGAGTTCCTCAACCGTGATGGCTTGGATACGGAACTTGGGGCTCTTGACACGCATGACAGTGAGTGCGAAAACAGTTATGACTATGATCTGGAACACAGCGAAAACCGCGATGTAGATTAGACATTTGATGCGCTTCTTTCTGCGTAGCTCATCATTGGAGTGAGCTCTCGAAGATTCTGCATCGCTTCTGGCCATGGCTTGCCCATTAGCGTATGGTGCGAAAGGGTAGGCCTCTTGATTCCTCTCTGCCATTTTTGCTTCGGCtcacaatcttcaaaattttgaaatgattgaGTGAGATTAGGGATATGAAGTGGAGATTCAGATGAGATATAGCATATATATAATGAACAGACTTTAGCCGGCGACATATATTAATATTTCATAAGgtggtcaaaactcaaaagttaGACCTTCCATATTTAAAGAAATGTTAAGCGAATCCTTGGGGTTAATTAAAGCTGCTTAAGCACTCCATATCAGACAATTTCAAACACGGTAGAGGGGATTGGTTTTACATATTGAAGCTTCGATCTCTAAAAGAATGGGCAATGTCTTTGTGAGAAACGCAGGACTAGGTTTTGGTGACATTATTTAACTTGACACAGAAGCAAAGTCATGATTTGAAAGAATATGTCACCGGACTTgttcatttgtttctttttctattgTTCCCATCTGTACTTAAGGATTACACTTCTTCCAGCTTCTCCTGTTTAATTGAATGTCTTCAGTAGGAGAAGACATGTTCATcaattgtttctttttctcctgACGCAGTTAGTgcatctatttttattttggcAAGTTTGAAAGTACTAATTCTTACGAAAATTCATTCCACTTCTTAAAGTGTTATTGCGTTGTAAATGTTCGGAACTTTC
This portion of the Rosa chinensis cultivar Old Blush chromosome 1, RchiOBHm-V2, whole genome shotgun sequence genome encodes:
- the LOC112172409 gene encoding late embryogenesis abundant protein At1g64065, with protein sequence MAERNQEAYPFAPYANGQAMARSDAESSRAHSNDELRRKKRIKCLIYIAVFAVFQIIVITVFALTVMRVKSPKFRIQAITVEELNTTANPSLTLRFIAEVSVKNPNFGRYKYDQTSISFIYKGTQVGDAVVPQETARTKATRKTIVSGAVTTVNSNLASDISSGSVTLSTYSKINGKVYLMNMIKKKKSAEMKCTMIVNLTNKQVHDIKCN